One genomic region from Desulfovermiculus halophilus DSM 18834 encodes:
- a CDS encoding amino acid ABC transporter permease: MDTAFYVQDLLPALNRGLWVSLSLILPSACMGLLVGIGIGTTRAFGGPISSRLARGYAALFRGTPLVIQLFVLYFGLPNVGIYLSPYVAAVLGFTLCSGAYHSEYIRGGLLSIKKGQVAAAHALGFSSLKTMCHVIIPQALRRALPGCGNELIYLIKYSSLAYIITCIELTGEGKVLASKTFRFTEVFLVVGLYYLLLVSLATLGLHWLERRLSVPGFGHHHG, translated from the coding sequence ATGGATACCGCCTTTTATGTCCAGGATCTTCTTCCGGCGCTTAACCGCGGGCTTTGGGTTTCCCTGTCCCTGATCCTGCCTTCCGCCTGTATGGGTCTTCTGGTGGGGATCGGAATCGGAACGACCAGGGCTTTCGGTGGACCTATCTCCTCCCGGTTGGCCCGCGGATACGCCGCCCTCTTTCGGGGGACGCCCCTGGTCATCCAGCTGTTCGTGCTCTATTTCGGCCTGCCCAATGTGGGCATATACCTCAGCCCATATGTGGCTGCGGTCCTTGGGTTTACCCTGTGCAGCGGGGCCTATCATTCCGAGTACATCCGGGGCGGACTGCTGTCCATAAAGAAAGGGCAGGTGGCGGCGGCCCATGCCCTGGGATTCTCCTCCCTGAAGACCATGTGCCATGTGATCATTCCGCAAGCCCTGCGCCGGGCCCTGCCGGGATGCGGAAACGAGCTCATCTATCTGATCAAGTACTCTTCCCTGGCCTATATCATCACCTGCATTGAGCTGACCGGTGAAGGAAAGGTCCTGGCCTCCAAGACCTTCCGGTTCACGGAAGTCTTCCTGGTTGTCGGCCTCTATTACCTGCTCCTGGTCTCCCTGGCCACTCTGGGGCTGCACTGGCTGGAACGGCGGCTGTCGGTGCCTGGTTTCGGCCACCACCACGGCTGA
- a CDS encoding amino acid ABC transporter permease, giving the protein MFETLVVITDALPYILKGAAVTVGIVLGAMGIGLALGVPVAVVQVYAPRGWRLLAGLYVWFFRGIPVLVLLFLFYFGLFSLIGLNISAFLAAVIVLGLRGVAYQSQIFRGAILSLPQGQMKAARALGMSDLQAIKSIILPQALRLSIPGWSNEYSIVLKDSAIAFVLGTSEIMSRTHFVASRTYEHLPLYITAGAVFFVLTTIGVRCLRRLEHRVSLPGYSAHN; this is encoded by the coding sequence ATGTTCGAGACCCTGGTGGTGATTACAGACGCTTTGCCCTATATCCTGAAGGGGGCAGCGGTCACGGTGGGTATTGTGCTCGGAGCCATGGGCATTGGATTGGCTCTGGGCGTGCCCGTGGCTGTCGTCCAGGTCTATGCCCCCCGGGGGTGGCGACTGCTGGCCGGGCTGTATGTCTGGTTTTTTCGGGGCATCCCGGTCCTGGTTTTGCTCTTTTTGTTTTATTTTGGGCTGTTCTCCCTTATTGGCCTGAACATCAGCGCTTTTTTGGCCGCAGTCATCGTCTTGGGGCTGAGGGGAGTGGCCTATCAGTCCCAGATCTTTCGGGGGGCGATCCTTTCCCTGCCCCAGGGCCAGATGAAGGCTGCCCGGGCCTTGGGAATGAGCGATCTGCAAGCCATCAAAAGCATCATTCTGCCTCAGGCCCTCCGCCTGTCCATTCCTGGATGGTCCAATGAGTACTCCATAGTGCTCAAGGACTCGGCCATAGCCTTCGTCCTGGGCACATCGGAAATCATGTCCAGAACCCATTTCGTGGCTTCCAGGACCTATGAGCATCTGCCCCTGTACATAACGGCCGGGGCCGTATTCTTTGTCTTGACCACCATCGGCGTGCGGTGCCTGCGGAGGTTGGAACACAGGGTCAGCCTGCCCGGGTATTCTGCCCACAACTAA
- a CDS encoding universal stress protein has translation MFGHILVPTDCTPDTKKALDIAVKMQSLEKNSELNQRITLLHVIETIADDDAEEFERFYSTLTRRSENKMRELGAEYGAAQANIETKVLLGSRVGEILAFAQEQSVDLILLNSHRIDLENPTEGWGTISHKVGILAPCPVMLVK, from the coding sequence ATGTTTGGACATATCCTGGTTCCAACCGATTGCACGCCGGATACGAAAAAGGCCCTGGATATCGCAGTCAAGATGCAGTCTCTGGAAAAGAATTCCGAGCTTAATCAGCGGATAACCCTCCTGCATGTCATTGAAACCATCGCTGATGACGACGCAGAGGAGTTTGAGCGATTCTACTCCACGCTGACCAGACGCTCGGAGAACAAGATGCGTGAACTGGGTGCCGAATACGGCGCCGCCCAGGCCAACATCGAAACCAAGGTCCTTCTGGGATCGCGGGTAGGCGAGATTCTTGCCTTTGCCCAAGAGCAAAGCGTCGATTTGATCCTGCTCAACTCCCATCGCATTGATCTGGAAAACCCGACCGAGGGCTGGGGGACCATCAGCCACAAGGTCGGCATTCTCGCCCCGTGCCCTGTTATGCTGGTCAAATAA
- a CDS encoding TIGR04211 family SH3 domain-containing protein produces the protein MRFMTIVCILAILLVPLHQALAQTVYVTDSLEITLRSGPGATRKIVKMLPSGSPLTILDQTQSWYRVRTQDGRTGWVLKRYVMQEVPKKRQITILEDKITTLEESQAQAEKTVQQLRSENKELSSALEETKKQLSNVSGDHQALRTKVHSLRSGHELRWFLAGAGVIGFSALIGFIFGRFRSRASSSASRKVRF, from the coding sequence ATGCGATTCATGACCATTGTATGCATTCTGGCCATCCTGCTTGTTCCTCTCCATCAGGCCCTGGCCCAGACCGTATACGTCACAGACTCCCTGGAAATTACCCTTCGCTCCGGCCCCGGGGCAACCCGCAAAATCGTCAAGATGCTGCCCTCCGGCAGTCCATTGACCATCTTGGATCAGACCCAATCCTGGTACCGGGTGCGGACCCAGGACGGACGCACAGGCTGGGTGCTCAAGCGCTACGTCATGCAGGAAGTCCCCAAGAAAAGGCAGATCACCATCCTGGAAGACAAGATTACCACTCTGGAGGAGTCCCAGGCCCAAGCTGAAAAAACAGTTCAACAGCTGCGCTCAGAGAATAAAGAGCTGAGCTCAGCCCTTGAAGAGACCAAGAAGCAGTTGTCCAATGTGAGCGGCGATCATCAGGCCCTGCGGACCAAAGTGCATTCCCTGCGTTCCGGCCATGAGCTGCGCTGGTTCCTTGCCGGGGCTGGAGTCATCGGCTTTTCCGCCCTGATCGGATTTATCTTCGGCCGTTTCCGCAGCCGGGCATCCTCATCCGCCTCCCGAAAGGTTCGTTTTTGA
- the rplM gene encoding 50S ribosomal protein L13, with product MNTFKTYSVRKEDVHREWVVVDAADKVLGRLSSEVASKLRGKDRPDFTPHVDNGAFVVVINADKVRVTGTKLEDKKYYRHSGYPGGLKETSLKQLLRSKPDQAIYKAVRGMMPKSRLGRAQLKKLKVYAGGDHPHQAQQPTDLELS from the coding sequence ATGAACACCTTCAAGACATATAGTGTCCGCAAAGAAGATGTACACCGGGAATGGGTCGTCGTCGATGCCGCAGACAAGGTCCTGGGCAGGTTGTCCTCTGAGGTGGCCTCCAAGCTGCGGGGCAAGGATCGCCCCGACTTTACCCCCCATGTGGACAACGGGGCTTTCGTGGTGGTCATCAATGCCGACAAAGTCCGGGTAACCGGAACCAAGCTGGAGGACAAGAAGTACTACCGTCACTCCGGATACCCCGGAGGGCTCAAGGAGACCTCTCTGAAACAGCTCCTGCGGAGCAAGCCGGATCAGGCGATTTACAAGGCGGTCCGCGGCATGATGCCCAAAAGCCGTTTGGGCCGGGCCCAGCTCAAGAAACTCAAAGTGTATGCCGGAGGGGACCACCCCCATCAAGCCCAACAGCCTACTGACTTAGAACTGTCCTAA
- a CDS encoding radical SAM protein, giving the protein MPKATPFLPSLVYADGQGQIYDHPSLRMLCRKGGDIMPPKPKECIPLPAGSDLFLLPNRQALGWDEKTGQIVETEGLAVAAFVCPGYTLSAVAAYHSRDNACTLPLFAYGAVGFANDQFYLCARKVDNDLRQDFSRISSKAIQRGVSALQSSFPGNRLVRHLGTCALTYGCPAAKNLALGRYEAPLPTSQACNAACIGCISLQDPESGFPATQNRITFRPSANELTQIMHRHAEKEKRPIFSFGQGCEGEPLTEHELITQAVYDFRQANGPGTVNINTNASLPECMPGLARAGLTSIRVSLNSAQPETYSAYHRPRSYTFDRVIDCILAAKEHGLYVSLNFLFFPGISDSEDEYQALAGLIRSTGIDCIQWRNLNLDPELYIQAMPGTDSPAMGLDNLLRRLRKEFPGLQSGYFNPYVPT; this is encoded by the coding sequence ATGCCTAAGGCCACCCCCTTTCTCCCCAGCTTGGTCTACGCCGACGGCCAGGGCCAGATATACGACCACCCCTCTCTGCGCATGCTGTGCCGAAAAGGCGGGGACATCATGCCCCCCAAACCCAAGGAGTGCATCCCCCTTCCGGCTGGGAGCGATCTGTTCCTCCTTCCCAACAGACAGGCCTTGGGCTGGGATGAAAAGACCGGGCAGATCGTGGAGACCGAGGGGCTGGCTGTGGCCGCCTTTGTCTGCCCCGGATATACCCTGAGCGCAGTGGCCGCCTACCATTCCCGGGACAATGCCTGCACCCTTCCCCTGTTCGCCTACGGGGCGGTCGGTTTTGCAAACGATCAGTTCTATCTGTGTGCGCGCAAGGTCGACAACGACCTGCGCCAGGACTTTTCCCGCATTTCTTCCAAAGCCATACAGCGGGGGGTTAGCGCCCTCCAGTCATCCTTCCCCGGCAACCGCCTCGTTCGCCATCTGGGGACCTGCGCCTTGACCTATGGATGTCCCGCGGCCAAGAACCTGGCCCTGGGCCGCTACGAGGCCCCCCTGCCGACATCCCAGGCCTGCAATGCGGCCTGTATTGGATGCATCTCCCTCCAGGATCCGGAGAGCGGATTCCCCGCAACCCAGAATCGGATCACCTTCCGGCCCAGTGCGAATGAGCTTACTCAAATCATGCACCGGCACGCGGAGAAGGAAAAACGTCCCATCTTCTCCTTTGGCCAGGGCTGCGAGGGGGAGCCGCTGACTGAACATGAGCTCATCACCCAGGCTGTTTATGACTTCAGGCAGGCCAATGGACCGGGGACGGTCAATATCAACACCAACGCCAGCCTGCCTGAATGCATGCCCGGCTTGGCCCGGGCCGGCCTGACCTCCATCCGGGTCAGCCTGAACAGTGCCCAGCCGGAGACCTACAGTGCATACCACCGCCCGCGCTCCTATACCTTCGACCGGGTGATCGACTGCATACTTGCCGCCAAGGAGCACGGCCTCTACGTCTCTTTAAACTTCCTCTTTTTCCCTGGAATCAGCGATAGCGAGGACGAATACCAGGCCCTGGCCGGGCTGATCCGCAGTACCGGAATCGATTGCATCCAATGGCGCAACCTGAATCTGGATCCTGAATTGTATATCCAGGCCATGCCCGGGACCGACTCTCCGGCCATGGGTCTGGACAACCTCCTCCGCAGGCTGAGGAAGGAATTTCCCGGCTTACAATCCGGATACTTCAACCCCTACGTGCCAACCTGA
- a CDS encoding amino acid ABC transporter ATP-binding protein → MPASSLLRVESISKTFGNDTILDQVSMEMQKGDLKVLIGPSGGGKSTLLQCINLLIFPDQGHIELNGQRISPRRTKDLLTYRQQIGMIFQDFNLFDHLTALDNVRIALRKVKKLSKAKATVRAERELERVGLSGQAGLYPAELSGGQKQRVSIARALAMDPILLLLDEPTSALDPELIGEVLAVIRDLSQSGMTMLMATHQMGFARTLAQEILFMERGRIIEQGAPAQLLQPGPGGESRTLDFCTKLSELYDEVQ, encoded by the coding sequence ATGCCTGCTTCCAGTCTGCTCCGCGTCGAATCAATCAGCAAAACATTCGGGAACGATACCATCCTGGACCAGGTGAGCATGGAAATGCAAAAGGGCGATCTCAAGGTGCTCATCGGTCCTTCCGGGGGAGGGAAGAGCACCCTTTTGCAGTGCATCAACCTGCTCATTTTCCCGGATCAGGGACATATTGAGCTCAATGGACAGCGGATTTCCCCCCGGCGGACCAAAGACCTGCTGACCTATCGGCAGCAAATCGGAATGATATTTCAGGACTTTAATCTTTTCGATCACCTGACTGCCTTGGACAATGTTCGCATCGCCCTGCGCAAGGTCAAGAAGCTCAGCAAGGCCAAGGCCACTGTCCGGGCGGAAAGGGAGCTGGAGCGGGTTGGGCTGTCCGGCCAGGCCGGGCTCTATCCGGCGGAACTCTCAGGAGGGCAGAAGCAGCGGGTGTCCATCGCCAGGGCCCTGGCCATGGACCCAATCCTGCTTCTTCTGGACGAGCCGACCTCGGCTTTGGACCCGGAGCTGATCGGGGAGGTCCTGGCCGTGATCCGGGATCTGAGCCAGAGCGGGATGACCATGCTCATGGCCACGCATCAGATGGGTTTTGCCCGGACCCTGGCCCAGGAGATACTGTTCATGGAACGGGGGCGCATCATTGAGCAGGGTGCCCCGGCTCAGCTTTTACAACCAGGGCCGGGTGGAGAAAGCCGGACCCTGGACTTTTGCACCAAGCTGAGCGAGCTGTACGACGAGGTCCAATAA
- a CDS encoding OmpA family protein, whose translation MQQRLIVMCMVLSLATAGLTGCASSSNQQKGTGVGAATGAGVGAILGQVIGQDTESTLLGAGIGAAVGGLAGNQIGRYMDQQEEDLRRVAAQSEATSINRSRDVLRATFGSEVLFDFDSATIKPGGQAEISRVAEVLKQYPKTTIRVEGHTDKSGPEEYNQRLSERRAQAVKKALVQQGVQEIRITAVGYGETQPVSSSAAANRRVEVVIEPIRKG comes from the coding sequence ATGCAACAAAGACTCATTGTTATGTGCATGGTACTGAGCTTGGCAACGGCAGGTTTGACCGGGTGCGCGTCATCCAGCAACCAGCAGAAAGGAACGGGGGTCGGTGCGGCCACCGGTGCCGGCGTTGGTGCGATCCTGGGCCAGGTTATCGGCCAGGATACCGAAAGCACGCTTCTTGGAGCAGGTATCGGGGCGGCTGTCGGAGGATTGGCCGGCAACCAGATCGGACGATATATGGACCAGCAGGAAGAAGACCTGCGCCGGGTTGCGGCCCAGTCCGAAGCCACCAGCATCAATCGCAGCCGGGATGTATTGCGGGCCACATTCGGCTCCGAGGTCCTGTTTGATTTTGATTCGGCAACCATCAAGCCTGGTGGACAGGCCGAAATCAGCCGGGTAGCGGAAGTACTCAAGCAATACCCCAAAACCACCATCAGGGTGGAGGGGCATACCGACAAGTCCGGTCCGGAGGAGTACAACCAGAGGCTGTCCGAGCGCCGGGCCCAGGCGGTGAAAAAGGCCTTGGTGCAGCAGGGAGTGCAGGAAATCCGGATAACCGCCGTGGGCTATGGGGAAACCCAGCCCGTATCCTCAAGTGCTGCCGCCAACCGCCGGGTAGAAGTGGTTATTGAGCCCATCCGCAAAGGATAG
- a CDS encoding bifunctional acetyl-CoA hydrolase/transferase family protein/GNAT family N-acetyltransferase has translation MNRQPDQEWAGLCVSASKALQQIDPGMCIFLSTGPAEPRTLIQALMEEESGKLQDLELLQLVSFGDAISLETIRSQKFRLKTFFSGWVASEAITQGQVDLIPSRFSRVPELIRSGRLPIDAAFVQVSTPDSSGYCSLGLAVDVAREAMDQAEVVIGEINPDLPRTFGDTFVHLSEFTHLVRSQAAPFLFPRWPEDAVHDRIGENVASIIDNGSCLAFSLGPIYEAVSRHLRSKRHLGIHTPFFSDALMELVQSGAVDNRNKRIFTGKSVTSFAIGSAELHAWLDRNPFVDFQPMGKVFDPVYIGRNPSFVTILPARKVDLSGRIALHSGKGNVTAGPGEATDFVNGAELSAGGMTVIALPSQNLEAETNIRLSVEQYPNLFSLREAVDAVVTEYGVAWLRGRSVRERAMSLIDIAHPEHRMGLVNEAKEARILYADQVYLESAGKVYPEEIVTQHRFKGDTLIRFRPIKPSDEDEMRRLFYRFSDEAVYYRYFTPVKAMPHSRMQEYVNIDYQTTMSVVGVVGPKGEGHIVAEGRYVKYPDSAWADLAFLVDEEYQGLGVATYLFQLLVRVAKDRCLQGFTADVLVGNKGMLRVFEKGSSKAEVHMEGGVYSVRIPFEGNPVCSLEELGG, from the coding sequence ATGAACAGACAGCCAGACCAGGAATGGGCCGGTCTGTGCGTTTCGGCCTCAAAGGCCCTGCAGCAGATCGATCCCGGGATGTGCATCTTTTTGAGCACCGGCCCGGCCGAACCGCGGACCTTGATTCAGGCCCTGATGGAAGAGGAAAGCGGCAAGCTCCAGGATTTGGAACTGTTGCAGCTGGTCAGCTTTGGAGATGCTATTTCCCTGGAAACCATCCGGAGTCAAAAGTTCAGGCTGAAGACCTTTTTCTCCGGGTGGGTGGCCAGCGAGGCCATAACCCAAGGCCAGGTGGACCTGATTCCAAGCCGGTTCTCCAGGGTCCCGGAGCTGATCCGTTCCGGCCGGCTGCCGATTGATGCCGCATTCGTCCAGGTCTCGACCCCGGACAGCTCCGGGTATTGCAGCTTGGGACTGGCTGTTGATGTGGCCAGGGAGGCCATGGATCAGGCCGAGGTGGTCATCGGAGAGATCAATCCGGACCTGCCGCGCACTTTTGGCGATACCTTTGTGCATCTTTCAGAGTTCACCCATTTGGTTCGTTCCCAGGCCGCCCCCTTTCTTTTCCCCCGCTGGCCGGAGGATGCAGTCCACGACCGGATTGGGGAGAATGTTGCCTCCATAATCGACAACGGGAGCTGTCTGGCATTTTCCCTGGGGCCGATATACGAGGCCGTGAGCCGTCATTTGCGGTCCAAGCGTCACCTTGGAATCCACACTCCGTTCTTCAGCGACGCCCTCATGGAACTGGTCCAGAGCGGGGCTGTGGACAATCGGAACAAGCGAATCTTCACCGGCAAATCGGTGACCTCGTTTGCCATAGGTTCAGCTGAGCTCCATGCCTGGCTGGATCGGAACCCCTTCGTCGACTTCCAGCCCATGGGCAAGGTCTTTGATCCAGTCTACATCGGACGCAATCCATCCTTTGTCACCATTCTCCCGGCCCGAAAAGTGGACCTTTCCGGGCGGATAGCCCTGCACAGCGGAAAGGGAAATGTGACTGCGGGGCCAGGGGAGGCCACGGACTTTGTGAATGGGGCCGAGCTTTCGGCCGGGGGGATGACGGTCATCGCCCTGCCCAGCCAGAACCTGGAGGCAGAGACCAATATCCGGCTCTCAGTTGAGCAGTACCCCAACCTGTTCAGCCTCAGGGAGGCAGTGGATGCTGTGGTTACGGAATACGGAGTGGCATGGCTCCGGGGGCGCTCTGTGCGGGAGCGGGCCATGAGCCTGATCGATATCGCCCACCCGGAGCACAGGATGGGATTGGTCAATGAGGCCAAGGAGGCCAGGATTTTGTATGCGGATCAAGTCTATCTGGAGTCCGCGGGAAAGGTATACCCCGAGGAAATCGTCACTCAGCACAGGTTCAAGGGCGATACCCTGATCCGTTTCCGGCCCATCAAGCCGTCGGATGAAGACGAGATGCGCCGGCTTTTCTATCGATTTTCGGACGAGGCTGTGTACTACCGGTACTTTACCCCGGTCAAGGCCATGCCTCACAGCCGGATGCAGGAGTATGTGAACATCGATTATCAAACCACCATGTCCGTGGTTGGAGTGGTCGGCCCCAAGGGAGAAGGGCATATCGTTGCCGAGGGGCGTTATGTCAAGTACCCGGACAGCGCCTGGGCCGATCTGGCCTTCCTGGTCGACGAGGAGTATCAGGGCCTGGGGGTGGCCACCTATCTCTTTCAACTCCTGGTCCGGGTGGCCAAGGACCGTTGTCTGCAGGGCTTTACAGCGGATGTCCTGGTAGGCAACAAGGGTATGCTCCGGGTCTTTGAAAAGGGGAGCTCAAAGGCAGAGGTGCATATGGAAGGCGGTGTGTATTCGGTCCGGATTCCCTTTGAGGGCAACCCGGTATGCTCTCTGGAGGAGCTGGGGGGCTAG
- a CDS encoding class II aldolase/adducin family protein: MNMHPGEVRGGRESPAGALIRAGREAWLKGLVSGMSGNLSLHCKTEMLITSSGVCKGRLKDGDLVRVDLPTGASAGSGRMSSEAGMHMKIYAVCPEAKAIVHVHPPHLLALDLAGADLLDLDLFEAEQVRDKLARVGAYPPGSGALADAVASAARSAPAVYMARHGLTCWGESLDQALSLAEEAEALAQVQLLAGLGLQNTPGQRPASDSRSGSG, translated from the coding sequence ATGAATATGCACCCCGGAGAGGTCCGTGGGGGCAGGGAAAGTCCGGCCGGGGCCCTTATCCGGGCAGGACGGGAGGCCTGGCTGAAGGGGCTGGTCAGCGGGATGAGCGGAAACTTGAGCCTGCACTGCAAAACGGAGATGCTGATCACCAGCTCCGGAGTGTGCAAGGGGCGACTGAAAGATGGGGACCTGGTCCGGGTGGACTTGCCGACGGGTGCGTCTGCAGGGTCCGGCCGCATGTCCTCCGAGGCCGGGATGCACATGAAGATATATGCCGTCTGCCCTGAGGCCAAAGCCATTGTCCATGTCCACCCACCCCACCTTCTGGCCCTGGATTTGGCTGGAGCGGACCTTTTGGATCTGGATCTGTTCGAAGCAGAGCAGGTCAGAGACAAACTGGCCCGGGTGGGGGCATATCCGCCGGGCAGCGGGGCCCTGGCCGATGCAGTGGCCTCGGCCGCACGGTCGGCACCGGCAGTATACATGGCCAGGCACGGGCTGACCTGCTGGGGGGAAAGCCTGGATCAGGCCCTGAGCTTGGCCGAGGAAGCGGAGGCCTTGGCCCAGGTCCAGCTTCTGGCCGGACTGGGATTGCAGAACACGCCGGGGCAGAGGCCTGCTTCTGATTCCCGTTCGGGTTCAGGATGA
- a CDS encoding class I SAM-dependent methyltransferase: MEPWDEEPFALHGRGTGMELPGSRVQLTAPAEGRGLRRLWALAAELDLGPVSCPDSQALSLEVTAGELKLNGPLPGEGSVRTNPVRSDLPEVDGAAAQGSRGIPLLRAVLGRNKAKGRVVLDVTGGLGRDAWLLAGSGCSVVVVEQVDAVFALLRDGVARAGVNAQTTARRMRLIHASGEEVMGRILGSVYPGCGQNVPRPHVVYMDPFFHSERKRKGTSKRFMQVLRYLGRDAESNADELLRLGLQTAGDRVVVKRPRICAPMEPGIGQRLHCIQGRGYRFDIYQRSRS; encoded by the coding sequence ATGGAGCCTTGGGATGAGGAGCCGTTTGCATTACACGGCCGGGGGACAGGCATGGAGCTGCCAGGGTCCCGGGTGCAGCTTACTGCCCCGGCAGAGGGACGCGGGCTGCGAAGGCTCTGGGCCCTGGCGGCTGAGCTTGATCTGGGCCCGGTCTCTTGTCCGGACAGCCAAGCCCTGAGCCTGGAAGTGACGGCAGGCGAGCTGAAGCTGAACGGACCTCTGCCCGGAGAAGGATCGGTGAGGACAAATCCTGTCCGCAGCGATCTCCCAGAGGTGGATGGAGCGGCTGCCCAGGGATCCCGGGGAATCCCCCTGCTGCGGGCCGTCCTGGGCCGGAACAAGGCAAAGGGCAGGGTTGTCCTGGATGTGACTGGGGGGTTGGGCCGGGATGCATGGCTTCTGGCCGGGAGTGGGTGTTCGGTTGTGGTCGTGGAACAGGTTGATGCGGTGTTTGCCCTGTTGCGGGACGGTGTGGCCAGGGCAGGGGTGAACGCCCAGACCACCGCCCGACGAATGCGGCTCATACACGCATCAGGAGAGGAGGTCATGGGCCGTATCCTTGGTTCGGTTTATCCCGGTTGCGGGCAGAATGTCCCCAGACCGCATGTGGTCTACATGGACCCATTTTTTCACTCCGAGCGAAAACGGAAAGGGACCAGCAAACGTTTTATGCAGGTCTTGCGCTATCTGGGCCGGGACGCCGAAAGCAATGCTGATGAGCTCTTGCGTCTCGGGTTGCAGACCGCGGGGGACCGGGTTGTGGTCAAGCGGCCCAGGATCTGTGCCCCGATGGAACCCGGGATCGGACAACGGCTCCACTGCATCCAGGGCCGGGGGTACCGGTTTGATATCTATCAGAGGAGTCGGTCATGA
- a CDS encoding ABC transporter substrate-binding protein, giving the protein MRRIFCMFVIGLGIFLAAGQASWAAETYVNGIDANFPPFSFVNKSGEPDGFDVRAVDWIAKEMGFEVTHQPMDWDGIIPNLLAEKIDFIASGMSITPEREIKVDFTIPYWTITQVFVAQEGAGMTVEDVLHGEKTLGVQRGTSEAEWLKEQAEKKGWGFTLRYYDSAPMAVADVVNGRIDAAAMDDAPAADAVRKRPVEILGTFGMEPEEFGYAVREEDDQLLQTLNEGLRRLMNDPYWQELINKYNPGE; this is encoded by the coding sequence ATGCGGCGAATCTTCTGTATGTTTGTCATCGGTTTAGGCATTTTTCTGGCCGCAGGCCAGGCCAGCTGGGCGGCAGAGACCTATGTCAACGGGATCGACGCCAATTTCCCTCCCTTTTCCTTTGTCAATAAATCCGGGGAGCCGGACGGCTTCGATGTACGGGCTGTGGACTGGATAGCAAAGGAAATGGGCTTTGAGGTCACCCATCAGCCCATGGACTGGGACGGGATCATCCCCAATCTGCTGGCCGAAAAGATCGATTTTATCGCCTCGGGGATGAGCATTACCCCGGAACGGGAGATCAAAGTTGATTTCACCATTCCATACTGGACCATCACCCAGGTGTTTGTTGCCCAAGAAGGAGCAGGCATGACGGTGGAGGACGTCCTGCACGGGGAGAAGACCCTTGGCGTACAGCGGGGCACATCAGAGGCTGAATGGCTCAAGGAACAGGCAGAGAAAAAGGGCTGGGGCTTTACCCTGCGCTACTACGATTCGGCGCCCATGGCTGTGGCAGATGTGGTCAACGGCCGAATCGACGCGGCCGCCATGGACGACGCCCCGGCTGCGGATGCCGTCCGCAAGCGTCCGGTTGAGATCCTGGGGACCTTCGGCATGGAGCCTGAAGAGTTCGGCTACGCAGTGCGCGAAGAGGACGACCAGCTGCTGCAGACCTTGAATGAAGGCCTGCGCAGGCTGATGAACGATCCCTACTGGCAGGAACTGATCAACAAATACAACCCAGGCGAGTAA
- the rpsI gene encoding 30S ribosomal protein S9 has protein sequence MSQDFYYGTGKRKNAVARTRLYPGSGKIEINGRPVEEYFPRATLRMIINQPLKQVNLTDTFDIRINVTGGGISGQAQAVRHGISRALENYDQDLRQALKPKGFLTRDSRVKERKKYGQPGARKKYQYSKR, from the coding sequence ATGAGCCAAGATTTTTATTACGGAACTGGGAAACGCAAGAATGCAGTCGCCCGCACCCGGCTCTATCCCGGGAGCGGCAAGATTGAAATCAATGGCCGGCCGGTGGAAGAATACTTTCCCCGGGCCACCCTGCGCATGATTATCAACCAGCCTCTGAAGCAGGTCAACTTGACGGACACCTTCGATATCCGGATCAATGTCACCGGCGGTGGCATTTCCGGCCAGGCCCAAGCGGTTCGGCACGGAATCAGCCGGGCCTTGGAAAACTACGATCAGGACCTGCGCCAGGCTCTCAAGCCCAAGGGCTTTTTGACCAGGGATTCCCGGGTCAAGGAACGGAAAAAATACGGCCAGCCCGGAGCCCGAAAGAAGTACCAATACTCCAAGCGGTAA